Proteins encoded together in one Triticum dicoccoides isolate Atlit2015 ecotype Zavitan chromosome 7B, WEW_v2.0, whole genome shotgun sequence window:
- the LOC119336438 gene encoding E2F transcription factor-like E2FE produces MATPPSSTAVEPTAVAPAPLPRLPIPNPLPLPLFAERGGGARLGHHAYSRKQNSLGLLFSNFMALYDRDGVEFIRLDDASRRLGVERRRIYDIVNVLESVGILARKATTRSRSASASIRSSATSAPSSRTKRKVPIGCI; encoded by the exons ATGGCCACGCCCCCCTCTTCGACAGCCGTGGAGCCGACGGCGGTGGCGCCAGCGCCCCTCCCGCGGCTTCCGATTCCGaacccgctgccgctgccgctgtttGCCGAGCGCGGCGGGGGCGCGAGGCTGGGCCACCACGCCTACAGCCGCAAGCAAAATTCGCTCGGCCTGCTCTTCTCCAA CTTCATGGCCCTGTATGACCGGGATGGCGTGGAGTTCATCAGGCTGGACGACGCGTCTAGGCGCCTCGGCGTCGAGAGGCGCCGGATCTACGACATCGTCAACGTGCTCGAGAGCGTCGGG ATCCTTGCGAGGAAGGCCACAACAAGGAGCAGGAGCGCCTCCGCATCGATAAGGAGCTCGGCAACATCCGCACCCTCTTCAAGAACGAAAAG AAAGGTACCTATAGGGTGCATTTGA